In the genome of Salinispirillum sp. LH 10-3-1, one region contains:
- the argS gene encoding arginine--tRNA ligase — MNIRELLAERTRAAMQQVGIPADTNPAVTQSTRPEFGDYQINGAMAAAKALKKNPRELAQQIIDALDLNDVAASTEIAGPGFINVKLKPEWLAEQLMLAANDVRLGVSRNTTPNTVVVDYSAPNLAKEMHVGHLRSTIIGDAVARSLEFWGDKVIRHNHIGDWGTQFGMLIAHLEDQLAAGVDLEGVALADLEDFYRAAKKHFDDDEAFADKSRDYVVRLQSGDAHVLKLWQLFINASVKHSEEVYEKLNVSLTRADLRGESAYNDMLPGVIKRLQEQNLAEESDGAQVVFLQELADKDDNPSVFIVQKRGGGFLYSTTDLAACEYRSVTLGADRIIIFTDARQGLHFKQVELVARKAGFLREESTYEHCPFGTMMGSDGKPFKTRTGGTVKLSELLDEAVTRARKVIAEKTSELTADEIDEVARKVGIGAVKFADLSKHRTSDYVFNWDAMLSFEGATAPYLQYAYTRIRSIVRRAELAEDFSAPIVVSEDAEKALGLAVLRFEEALDQVMREATPHVLCGYLYDLASRFMSFYEACPILKDGIAPDVRASRLMQSMVVARLMKQGLDLLGIEVMERM; from the coding sequence ATGAACATCAGAGAATTACTCGCCGAGCGCACCCGCGCGGCCATGCAACAGGTTGGTATTCCGGCCGACACCAACCCGGCGGTGACCCAGAGCACCCGCCCTGAATTTGGCGATTATCAGATCAACGGTGCAATGGCCGCCGCCAAGGCGCTGAAAAAGAACCCGCGCGAACTCGCGCAGCAGATCATCGACGCGTTGGATCTCAACGACGTAGCCGCCAGTACCGAGATCGCTGGCCCCGGCTTCATCAATGTGAAGCTGAAGCCGGAATGGCTGGCCGAGCAGTTGATGCTTGCCGCGAACGACGTGCGTTTGGGTGTGAGCCGCAACACCACGCCCAATACCGTGGTGGTGGACTATTCCGCACCCAACTTGGCGAAAGAAATGCACGTCGGCCACCTGCGCTCCACCATCATTGGTGACGCAGTTGCGCGTTCGTTGGAATTCTGGGGCGACAAAGTCATTCGCCACAACCACATTGGCGACTGGGGCACGCAGTTCGGTATGTTGATTGCGCACCTGGAAGATCAACTGGCCGCGGGGGTCGACCTTGAAGGCGTGGCCTTGGCCGACTTGGAAGATTTCTATCGTGCGGCGAAAAAACACTTCGATGACGACGAAGCCTTTGCCGACAAATCGCGCGATTACGTTGTGCGCCTGCAAAGTGGCGATGCACACGTTTTAAAACTGTGGCAACTGTTCATCAACGCCTCGGTGAAACACAGCGAAGAAGTTTATGAGAAGCTGAACGTCAGTCTGACCCGCGCCGATTTGCGCGGCGAAAGCGCCTACAACGACATGCTGCCAGGCGTTATTAAGCGCCTACAAGAACAAAACCTGGCCGAAGAAAGCGACGGTGCGCAGGTGGTGTTTTTGCAGGAACTGGCCGACAAAGACGATAACCCATCGGTGTTCATCGTACAAAAGCGCGGCGGGGGCTTCCTGTATTCCACCACGGATTTGGCGGCGTGCGAATACCGCAGCGTAACGCTGGGTGCCGACCGCATCATCATCTTCACCGATGCCCGCCAAGGCTTGCACTTCAAGCAAGTGGAACTGGTGGCACGCAAAGCCGGTTTCCTGCGCGAGGAAAGCACTTACGAACACTGCCCGTTCGGCACCATGATGGGCAGCGACGGCAAACCGTTCAAAACCCGTACCGGCGGTACGGTAAAACTGTCGGAATTGCTGGATGAAGCCGTAACCCGTGCGCGTAAGGTCATCGCGGAGAAAACCAGCGAGCTGACGGCGGACGAGATCGATGAAGTGGCCCGCAAAGTAGGTATTGGCGCGGTAAAATTTGCCGACCTGTCGAAGCACCGCACCAGCGACTACGTATTCAACTGGGACGCCATGCTGAGCTTTGAGGGCGCCACAGCACCTTACTTGCAATACGCCTACACGCGCATTCGCAGCATTGTCCGCCGGGCCGAATTGGCTGAAGACTTCAGCGCGCCCATTGTGGTTAGCGAAGACGCAGAAAAAGCCTTGGGCTTAGCCGTGTTGCGCTTTGAGGAAGCGCTGGATCAAGTGATGCGTGAAGCCACGCCACACGTGTTGTGCGGCTATTTGTACGACCTAGCCAGCCGCTTTATGTCGTTCTACGAAGCTTGCCCTATCTTGAAGGATGGCATCGCACCCGACGTGCGCGCCAGCCGTTTGATGCAGTCTATGGTGGTAGCGCGTTTGATGAAGCAAGGCTTGGATTTGCTGGGCATTGAAGTGATGGAGCGGATGTAA
- a CDS encoding MarR family transcriptional regulator: MTRSNLPDETAAEGRVMFELLNEVGIIAQLSRSLLESRLEDGLTIHHFTALNHLVRLGDGRTPMDMARAFQVPKTSMSHTLAGLEKRALIQLVPNPADGRGKLVLLTDEGRALRERAIHSITPDIAQMIPQFGQEEAQSILPTLRKLRALLDNAREL, translated from the coding sequence ATGACAAGATCAAACCTACCTGATGAAACCGCCGCCGAAGGGCGAGTGATGTTTGAGTTGCTCAATGAAGTCGGCATTATTGCGCAACTCAGCCGATCCTTATTGGAGTCTCGACTGGAAGACGGTCTGACCATTCATCATTTCACGGCGTTAAATCATCTGGTGCGGTTAGGTGATGGGCGAACGCCGATGGACATGGCGCGCGCTTTTCAAGTACCTAAAACCAGTATGTCGCATACCCTCGCCGGACTGGAAAAACGCGCACTGATTCAATTAGTGCCCAACCCGGCAGACGGTCGAGGCAAGCTGGTCCTGCTGACCGACGAAGGGCGAGCGTTACGCGAACGCGCAATACACAGCATCACACCGGATATTGCGCAGATGATCCCGCAGTTCGGCCAGGAAGAAGCGCAGAGCATCTTACCAACCTTACGCAAACTGCGTGCTTTACTGGACAATGCGCGTGAGCTTTAG
- a CDS encoding twin-arginine translocation pathway signal protein, producing MNHSSSTKLSRRHFISLVGGGTIVAAGGGLGLFAGTRTPHAALAPWAQAGTYDEPRRYALSHAILAPNPHNLQPWLVDLSEEGIVTLLPDPSRRLPATDPFDRQLTIGLGCFLEQMTIAASARGYRVEIALFPEGSSADLLGDRPVARARFVFDNSALDPLFAQIPHRRSTKEPFDISRPVAIESIGNLDPSVQGIRYAGTVDPSRVSELKQLTWDAWMIEYTTPAAIGESVDLMRLGKAEINANPDGIDVGGMPLDGLIALGLVTRKDLATPGTISYKAGIDIYQPMLAATPAFVWLTSADNTRSTQIAAGRAWLRLNLMTTERGLALHPVSQCLQEYPEMAEHYETAHRELARTGETVQMLGRLGYAAPVPQTPRWSLDDKIKPT from the coding sequence GTGAATCATTCATCATCGACTAAACTCTCGCGGCGGCATTTCATATCCTTGGTCGGCGGCGGCACTATTGTTGCTGCTGGCGGTGGATTGGGCTTGTTCGCCGGTACTCGTACACCGCATGCTGCTCTGGCACCGTGGGCGCAGGCGGGGACGTATGATGAGCCGCGCCGATACGCTCTATCGCATGCCATACTGGCGCCTAACCCGCACAACCTTCAGCCATGGCTGGTCGACTTGAGTGAAGAGGGCATCGTCACGTTATTGCCTGACCCCAGTCGTCGGCTGCCTGCTACCGACCCTTTCGATCGTCAATTAACCATTGGTCTTGGATGCTTCTTAGAGCAAATGACCATTGCCGCATCAGCCCGTGGGTATCGCGTTGAAATCGCCCTGTTTCCTGAAGGCTCATCCGCCGACCTGCTCGGAGACCGGCCGGTGGCAAGGGCTCGATTCGTTTTTGATAACAGTGCGCTGGATCCACTCTTTGCACAGATTCCACATCGTCGCTCGACCAAAGAGCCTTTCGATATTTCACGTCCTGTCGCCATAGAATCTATTGGAAATCTTGATCCGTCCGTTCAAGGTATTCGCTATGCAGGCACTGTCGATCCGTCTCGTGTCTCGGAACTCAAGCAGTTGACATGGGATGCATGGATGATTGAGTACACAACCCCGGCGGCGATTGGGGAAAGTGTGGACTTGATGCGTTTGGGCAAAGCAGAAATTAACGCTAATCCGGATGGCATTGATGTTGGCGGAATGCCTTTAGACGGGCTGATTGCGTTGGGTTTGGTGACCCGCAAAGACCTCGCTACGCCGGGCACCATAAGTTATAAGGCCGGGATAGACATTTACCAACCCATGCTGGCCGCAACGCCCGCTTTTGTTTGGTTAACCAGCGCCGATAATACCCGTAGCACCCAAATTGCCGCCGGGCGAGCGTGGTTGAGGCTCAACCTGATGACAACAGAACGAGGTCTCGCGTTGCACCCGGTGAGCCAGTGTCTGCAAGAGTATCCGGAAATGGCAGAGCACTATGAAACGGCACATCGAGAATTAGCACGGACAGGAGAAACCGTTCAGATGCTCGGCCGATTAGGGTATGCTGCACCCGTGCCGCAAACCCCGCGCTGGAGCCTAGATGACAAGATCAAACCTACCTGA
- the hutC gene encoding histidine utilization repressor — MATPRYQVIKQYLLDRIESGEYAPHHQIPPEEQLAKQFDVSRMTANKAIRDLVQEGRLTRQAGLGTFVTDQKAESPLLEVTNIAEEVRQRQHVYSNQVLVCEAVPADDETALRLSVRLGAEVFHTILLHEENGVPVQLEERFVNPRWVPNYLTTDFSKHTPNEVLVASCPITDLEHIVEAVLPDARAAEWLRIAEQEPCLQMTRRTWSDDHLISYARLLHPGTRYKLRSAVRRG; from the coding sequence GTGGCCACCCCGCGCTATCAAGTCATTAAACAATACCTACTCGACCGTATTGAATCCGGCGAATATGCACCGCATCATCAGATCCCGCCGGAAGAACAGTTGGCGAAGCAATTTGACGTCAGCCGGATGACGGCCAACAAAGCCATCCGGGATTTGGTGCAAGAAGGCCGACTGACTCGTCAGGCGGGTTTGGGTACTTTTGTGACCGACCAGAAAGCCGAATCGCCTTTGTTGGAAGTGACCAACATTGCTGAAGAAGTGCGCCAACGACAGCACGTATACAGCAATCAGGTGTTGGTGTGTGAGGCCGTGCCGGCAGATGACGAAACGGCATTGCGCTTAAGCGTTCGACTTGGTGCGGAGGTATTCCACACCATATTGCTGCACGAAGAAAACGGCGTACCGGTGCAGCTGGAAGAGCGTTTCGTTAACCCCCGTTGGGTGCCGAATTATTTAACCACCGATTTCTCAAAACACACCCCCAACGAAGTGCTGGTGGCCAGTTGCCCCATCACTGATTTAGAGCACATTGTTGAGGCCGTATTGCCTGATGCGCGTGCCGCCGAGTGGCTGCGCATAGCAGAGCAAGAACCCTGCCTACAAATGACTCGACGTACGTGGTCAGACGATCACCTGATCAGCTACGCACGGCTACTGCACCCCGGTACGCGCTATAAATTGCGTTCTGCCGTACGTCGGGGCTAA
- a CDS encoding NAD(P)-binding oxidoreductase has product MTVLVIGATGATGRLLVQELLHRGEPVRAIVRRPDGLPEAITQHDNLTLIQGSVLDFSATELAQHVHGCRAVASCLGHNLTLKGIYGAPRRLVTEATSRLCQAIVANASDASTRFVLMNTAGNQNRDRQERISFRERCLIGLIRCLLPPHADNEQASDVLRTLNSSLIQWAAVRPDTLVDQDTVTPYNLHPSPTRSALFNPGKTSRINVAHFMAELITQDDMWLQWQGKMPVIYNASIN; this is encoded by the coding sequence ATGACGGTATTGGTCATAGGTGCCACTGGCGCCACTGGGCGGTTATTGGTACAAGAACTGCTGCACCGAGGCGAGCCAGTTCGGGCGATCGTGCGTAGACCCGATGGCCTGCCCGAGGCGATTACGCAGCATGACAATTTGACGCTGATTCAAGGCAGCGTGCTGGACTTCAGCGCCACCGAGTTAGCGCAGCACGTTCATGGTTGTCGAGCAGTGGCATCTTGTCTCGGTCACAACCTCACATTGAAGGGTATCTATGGCGCCCCGCGTCGGCTGGTCACCGAGGCCACGTCGCGCTTGTGCCAAGCCATAGTTGCCAATGCCTCAGACGCATCTACGCGTTTTGTGTTAATGAATACCGCGGGAAATCAGAACCGTGACCGGCAAGAGCGCATATCCTTTCGCGAACGCTGTCTGATTGGCCTGATTCGTTGCCTGCTGCCACCCCATGCCGACAACGAACAGGCATCGGATGTATTGCGCACGCTAAATAGCAGTTTGATTCAATGGGCAGCAGTGCGGCCCGATACACTGGTCGATCAAGACACCGTCACCCCTTATAACTTACATCCATCGCCTACCCGAAGCGCCTTGTTTAACCCCGGTAAGACCAGCCGCATTAACGTTGCGCATTTCATGGCCGAACTGATAACGCAAGACGATATGTGGCTGCAATGGCAGGGCAAAATGCCGGTGATTTATAACGCATCCATCAATTAA
- a CDS encoding VOC family protein, giving the protein MSFKPKSASIVYYVSDILRTEKFYNETFDLGLERMEGAEPFWLQGHLESGLDLIFFEMEGVRGDTPAIVFEVDDGGIDDIVAELAAAGVTIVTPVSEAPGGWSADFLDPDGFGLGLWQSGELPRSLKS; this is encoded by the coding sequence ATGAGTTTCAAACCCAAGAGTGCCAGCATCGTTTACTATGTCAGCGATATTCTGCGTACGGAAAAATTCTACAACGAAACCTTTGATCTTGGCTTAGAGCGGATGGAGGGTGCTGAGCCCTTTTGGCTACAAGGGCATTTGGAGAGTGGCCTCGACCTGATCTTTTTCGAAATGGAAGGCGTGCGCGGTGATACGCCGGCCATTGTGTTTGAAGTCGATGACGGTGGAATCGACGACATTGTTGCCGAACTGGCGGCGGCCGGTGTCACCATTGTGACCCCAGTGTCGGAGGCGCCTGGCGGTTGGAGTGCGGATTTCCTAGACCCGGATGGTTTTGGCCTCGGGCTCTGGCAGTCGGGTGAGCTACCGCGTTCGCTTAAGTCTTAG